In the Thalassoglobus sp. JC818 genome, one interval contains:
- the xerC gene encoding tyrosine recombinase XerC, which yields MQKSVDDFLRYLHIERNASELTLKSYRDDFASFYDYLQDRVGTIPHPEEISIPVLRGYVSYLHECQYARTTIARRLAALRSYFRYTMREGITTSNPAKALRTPRTGRKLPHFLTSEQVASLLEAPPTNDPMGLRDRAILETLYSAGLRVAELVGLDVDSWDRGANILRVFGKGKKERIAPVGSYAVRALERWMSVREPDPNGLPEETEALFLNRFGRRLTTRSIGRMIDKYLKITGLDRITSPHTLRHSFATHLLDGGADLRSVQELLGHKSLTTTQIYTHVSTRRMRETYEHSHPHAAMSDDIDHEFDDDE from the coding sequence TTGCAAAAAAGTGTTGATGACTTTCTCCGCTATCTGCACATCGAGCGCAATGCGTCGGAACTGACACTCAAGTCTTATCGAGATGACTTCGCGAGCTTCTACGATTATCTGCAGGATCGAGTCGGCACGATCCCTCATCCGGAAGAAATCTCAATTCCGGTGCTTCGTGGATATGTTTCATATCTCCACGAATGCCAGTACGCTCGAACAACAATCGCCCGCCGACTCGCTGCTTTGAGAAGTTACTTTCGCTACACAATGCGAGAAGGGATCACGACATCGAATCCCGCGAAAGCACTTCGAACTCCTCGTACGGGACGCAAGTTGCCGCACTTTTTGACCAGCGAACAAGTCGCCAGTCTGCTTGAAGCTCCGCCCACTAACGATCCCATGGGTTTGAGAGACCGGGCGATTCTCGAAACACTCTATTCAGCCGGACTTCGTGTCGCGGAACTGGTTGGCCTCGATGTCGACAGCTGGGACCGCGGTGCCAACATCTTGCGAGTCTTCGGTAAAGGCAAGAAAGAACGAATCGCGCCGGTCGGATCGTATGCAGTTCGAGCACTTGAACGCTGGATGAGCGTTCGCGAACCCGATCCCAACGGGCTTCCCGAAGAGACAGAGGCACTGTTCCTCAATCGTTTCGGAAGGCGACTGACCACGCGCAGCATAGGTCGCATGATCGACAAATATCTGAAGATCACCGGTCTCGACAGGATCACTTCGCCGCACACACTTCGTCACAGCTTCGCCACACATCTACTTGACGGAGGAGCAGATCTCAGAAGTGTTCAGGAGCTGTTGGGGCACAAAAGCCTGACGACTACGCAGATCTATACACACGTCAGCACGCGAAGAATGCGAGAAACTTACGAGCACTCGCACCCTCACGCTGCCATGTCGGATGACATCGATCACGAATTTGACGACGATGAGTGA
- a CDS encoding SDR family oxidoreductase: protein MANEVVLITGASSGIGWEIAERFAADGAELILVARREEKLQELADRLHKDHGTKTRIISMDLSTPGAASELHQKVVETHPDVDVLVNNAGFGQYGKFEEIPVDRHVDMCMLNIVTLTELTRLILPRMIERNSGSILNLGSTASFQPGPNCAVYYATKAYVLSFSEALTAELWGTKVSVTCLCPGPTITGFGSDSDMENATIFQMLKMPVDPVVDAGYRGVRKKRRLVVPGFMNNLLAFSVRFTARPVILWIMKRLQPLPSASKGK, encoded by the coding sequence ATGGCGAACGAAGTTGTGTTGATTACGGGAGCGTCATCAGGCATTGGCTGGGAGATCGCTGAGCGATTTGCTGCTGACGGTGCGGAACTCATTCTTGTCGCACGTCGCGAAGAGAAACTTCAGGAACTCGCCGATCGTCTCCACAAAGATCACGGGACCAAAACTCGCATCATTTCGATGGATCTCTCCACTCCCGGGGCTGCTTCGGAATTGCATCAAAAAGTTGTCGAAACACATCCCGATGTGGACGTTCTCGTCAACAATGCTGGATTCGGACAATACGGAAAGTTCGAAGAGATCCCGGTCGATCGTCACGTCGACATGTGCATGCTCAACATTGTGACTTTGACCGAGCTGACTCGCTTGATTCTCCCACGGATGATTGAACGCAACAGTGGGTCGATTCTCAATCTCGGATCAACTGCCTCTTTCCAACCAGGGCCGAACTGTGCTGTTTACTACGCGACGAAGGCTTACGTCTTGTCATTCTCGGAAGCATTGACCGCCGAGTTATGGGGCACGAAAGTTTCTGTCACGTGCCTTTGTCCGGGACCGACGATCACCGGCTTCGGATCTGACTCAGACATGGAAAATGCGACCATTTTCCAAATGCTGAAAATGCCCGTCGATCCCGTCGTCGATGCGGGTTATCGCGGCGTGCGGAAGAAGCGACGACTCGTTGTCCCTGGCTTCATGAACAACCTGCTCGCATTCTCAGTTCGTTTCACGGCGCGACCTGTCATCCTCTGGATCATGAAGCGGCTTCAACCGCTTCCCTCAGCTTCAAAGGGAAAATGA
- a CDS encoding inositol monophosphatase family protein, whose product MSPAPNDVIEALLNDAPDLLRWSGAVARKLRSFNIALEGKSSGNANTDALTLADLTVQELVVAGLRDRSPILRECRIEAEEENGDLGAFREDGELTIALDPIDGTKQFRDRTGNGYSVMLHLRTRDDVLFSLVYCPEDGPTGSWTMAYGDTLKCGPDDLSVSAQKCLEAMPNIQSSNRPDSRKIYLIGFQKNDAANAEKVTAAGLEGFPPDETPGSIYPLLATGEFGGSLIHSPNIYDYPVSMQIARLLGGDSVWVHNGEPVHFEETWMDDRASMLRLPGIVATADSPEKLKILVDLARDWNPVRYVD is encoded by the coding sequence ATGTCACCCGCTCCGAACGATGTCATCGAAGCCCTGCTCAACGATGCCCCTGACCTTCTCCGCTGGTCCGGAGCTGTGGCACGCAAGCTCCGTTCATTCAACATTGCTCTCGAAGGAAAGTCCTCCGGGAATGCGAACACGGATGCGCTGACACTTGCAGATTTGACCGTTCAGGAACTGGTTGTCGCTGGTCTTCGTGACCGTTCGCCCATCCTGCGTGAATGTCGCATTGAAGCTGAGGAAGAGAACGGAGATCTGGGAGCATTTCGTGAGGATGGAGAACTGACCATCGCTCTCGATCCGATTGACGGAACGAAACAGTTTCGTGATCGAACTGGCAATGGCTATTCCGTCATGCTTCATCTTCGCACACGGGATGATGTGTTGTTCTCGCTGGTCTATTGTCCCGAAGATGGACCGACCGGTTCTTGGACCATGGCCTACGGAGACACATTGAAATGCGGTCCCGACGACTTGAGCGTGTCTGCTCAAAAATGTCTTGAGGCGATGCCCAACATTCAGTCGAGCAACCGACCGGATTCTCGCAAAATCTATCTGATTGGATTCCAGAAGAACGATGCAGCGAATGCCGAAAAAGTGACAGCTGCCGGACTCGAGGGATTTCCGCCCGACGAAACACCGGGAAGCATCTATCCTTTGCTGGCCACGGGCGAGTTCGGTGGGTCGCTGATTCATTCTCCGAATATCTACGACTATCCTGTGTCGATGCAGATCGCTCGACTTCTGGGAGGCGACAGCGTCTGGGTACACAATGGTGAACCTGTTCACTTCGAAGAGACGTGGATGGACGACCGGGCGTCGATGTTACGACTGCCGGGAATTGTGGCCACTGCCGATTCACCCGAGAAGCTTAAGATTCTCGTGGATCTGGCGCGAGACTGGAATCCGGTTCGTTACGTCGACTAA
- a CDS encoding RimK family alpha-L-glutamate ligase — translation MRIAILGHTGSWYVEQLLQAGERRGHDCEAVDFERLASFVKDSTTEVTSDGVKLSGIDCVIVRTMPPGSLEQVVYRMDVLLQLQEAGVRIVNHPRGIECAVDKFLSTSRLSACGIPIPRTIVTETTDQAMEAFSVLGQDVVVKPLFGAEGRGIIRLSDPDLAFRSFRAIERLNSVIYQQEFILHEGFDVRILVLNGKVLGAIRRSHPTDFRTNVARQGKASLHRLTPEEEAIAVAAAGAVHTCFAGVDVLYDLSGRCYVIEVNAVPGWKAFQSTTKIDVAQALFEYLEE, via the coding sequence GTGCGGATTGCGATCTTAGGTCACACTGGAAGTTGGTATGTGGAACAACTGCTTCAAGCTGGCGAACGACGGGGCCACGATTGCGAAGCGGTCGACTTTGAACGGCTGGCGTCGTTCGTCAAAGACTCTACGACCGAAGTCACAAGCGATGGAGTAAAACTCTCCGGTATTGATTGCGTTATCGTTCGAACAATGCCTCCGGGATCATTGGAACAGGTGGTTTATCGGATGGATGTCCTACTGCAGTTGCAGGAAGCGGGAGTTCGGATCGTTAACCATCCACGCGGGATCGAATGTGCGGTCGACAAGTTTCTTTCAACTTCTCGATTAAGCGCGTGTGGAATTCCAATCCCGCGCACGATCGTGACTGAAACGACCGATCAGGCGATGGAAGCGTTCTCCGTTCTCGGACAGGATGTGGTCGTCAAGCCCCTGTTCGGTGCGGAAGGGCGCGGGATTATTCGACTTTCCGATCCGGATCTCGCCTTCCGATCGTTTCGCGCGATCGAACGTCTCAATAGCGTGATTTATCAGCAGGAATTCATTCTTCATGAGGGCTTTGATGTTCGAATTCTTGTGTTGAATGGCAAGGTTCTGGGGGCGATTCGCAGAAGCCATCCGACCGACTTTCGAACGAATGTGGCTCGTCAGGGAAAAGCCAGTTTGCATCGTCTCACACCGGAAGAAGAAGCTATCGCCGTCGCTGCTGCCGGGGCTGTGCACACGTGCTTTGCAGGTGTTGATGTGCTATACGACCTTTCCGGGCGCTGTTATGTGATTGAAGTCAATGCTGTGCCGGGCTGGAAAGCGTTTCAATCCACAACGAAGATCGATGTCGCCCAGGCACTGTTTGAATATCTTGAGGAATAA
- a CDS encoding aldo/keto reductase: protein MMSVLRKIGATDIEVTPVAMGCWPITGITSVDVTRDASLQTLQAAFDSGINFFDTAYSYGYEGESERMIAEVLGAHRDEIVIASKCGLSWNSKREKVHDARPEVIRRHCDESLQRLNTDRIDLYYLHAPDPETPVEDSAEVFKELLDSGKIRAVGVSNFHTVELFERFRSVCPIATAQPHYNMLQREIEDSILPWCVTNQVSVIPYWPLMKGFLAGKLSRDHSWDPKDGRQKYEVFQGREWDKTHDFLDELRPLAETAGISLAQLTIAWTIQRPGITSALCGAKRPEQIQETAQAMEIQLPAATIKAIDEAIVRRGPVISRPAVT, encoded by the coding sequence ATGATGAGTGTTCTTCGTAAGATTGGAGCCACCGATATCGAAGTGACTCCGGTCGCGATGGGGTGTTGGCCAATTACCGGAATTACGAGTGTCGATGTCACCCGTGATGCCAGCCTGCAAACTTTGCAGGCTGCGTTTGATTCCGGAATCAACTTCTTCGACACTGCTTACAGCTACGGGTACGAAGGCGAAAGCGAACGGATGATCGCCGAGGTCTTGGGCGCTCATCGAGATGAAATCGTCATCGCGAGCAAGTGCGGACTTTCCTGGAACTCAAAACGGGAGAAAGTTCATGATGCGCGGCCGGAAGTCATTCGTCGGCACTGCGACGAGAGTCTCCAGCGGTTGAACACCGACCGCATCGATCTGTACTACTTGCATGCACCAGATCCCGAAACGCCCGTTGAGGACTCTGCAGAAGTCTTCAAGGAGTTGCTCGATTCAGGCAAGATCCGGGCTGTCGGTGTTTCTAACTTTCACACCGTCGAATTGTTCGAGCGGTTTCGAAGCGTTTGCCCGATCGCGACGGCACAGCCTCACTACAATATGCTGCAACGTGAAATCGAAGATTCCATTCTCCCGTGGTGTGTGACGAATCAGGTTTCCGTGATTCCGTACTGGCCGCTCATGAAAGGTTTCCTCGCGGGAAAACTTTCGCGAGATCACAGCTGGGACCCGAAAGACGGTCGCCAGAAATACGAAGTTTTTCAGGGCCGTGAATGGGATAAGACACACGACTTTCTCGATGAACTTCGTCCGCTCGCGGAGACTGCTGGCATCTCGCTCGCCCAACTAACGATTGCGTGGACGATTCAGCGTCCCGGAATCACTTCTGCTTTGTGCGGCGCGAAACGTCCTGAGCAGATTCAGGAAACCGCGCAGGCAATGGAGATTCAGCTCCCAGCTGCAACCATCAAAGCGATTGATGAGGCGATCGTCCGTCGCGGACCAGTTATCTCCCGTCCGGCGGTGACATAA
- a CDS encoding prephenate dehydrogenase, producing MNVPEIPFNRIAIVGVGLIGGSIALASRERNLCRSIVGVGRNPDRLNEAIARNVIDSAVSSIDSLEDVDLVIVCTPVDRIVDHVASILKATPSETLITDAGSVKSGICEQVLELDGGRERFVGSHPLAGSHQSGFEHATADLFVNRKCVVTPMQETTPELTETMMQFWKNLGMLVHTATPKEHDRILAMVSHLPHLVASALAGIVPDSALAFGSTGFRDTTRVAAGDADLWTAIFNDNSDQICAATSDMIERLSEFRTALKNDDREAIQNLLESGRVSRNEFERLQEASLRETQ from the coding sequence ATGAATGTGCCCGAAATCCCCTTCAATCGAATTGCGATCGTGGGTGTCGGACTGATTGGTGGATCGATCGCTCTGGCATCTCGAGAGAGAAATCTGTGTCGATCAATTGTCGGCGTCGGCAGAAATCCCGATCGCCTGAACGAAGCCATCGCTCGAAATGTGATTGATTCCGCAGTCTCGTCCATCGATTCGCTGGAAGACGTCGATCTCGTCATTGTGTGCACGCCAGTCGATCGAATCGTCGACCATGTCGCGTCGATCTTGAAGGCAACTCCTTCAGAGACGCTGATCACAGATGCTGGGAGTGTTAAGTCTGGAATTTGTGAGCAGGTGCTCGAACTCGACGGTGGCAGAGAGCGATTCGTCGGGTCACATCCGCTGGCTGGGTCCCATCAATCTGGATTCGAACACGCAACGGCTGACTTGTTCGTCAACCGAAAATGTGTTGTGACTCCCATGCAGGAGACCACTCCGGAACTGACGGAAACCATGATGCAGTTCTGGAAGAATCTTGGAATGCTGGTCCACACAGCCACTCCAAAAGAACATGACCGAATTCTGGCGATGGTCAGCCACCTGCCTCATTTGGTCGCTTCTGCACTTGCAGGCATTGTGCCAGATTCGGCACTTGCGTTTGGCTCGACCGGATTTCGTGATACCACTCGCGTCGCTGCTGGCGATGCCGACTTGTGGACCGCCATCTTCAACGACAACTCCGATCAGATTTGTGCCGCGACGTCTGATATGATCGAGAGACTGTCGGAGTTTCGCACTGCCCTTAAGAATGACGACAGGGAAGCGATTCAGAATCTCCTCGAGTCCGGGCGGGTCAGTCGAAACGAGTTTGAACGACTGCAAGAGGCTTCTCTTAGAGAAACACAGTAG
- a CDS encoding MoxR family ATPase — MTSDSAALIQSLEENIGRVLLGKEEVIRLAVVALLAEGHVLIEDAPGVGKTSLAKAVAHSFNCQFSRLQCTPDMLPSDILGSSIFLPNKGEFEFRAGPIFTNVLLADEINRTTPRTQSALLEAMMEHQVSVDGKTYPLSKPFFVLATQNPFEFEGTYPLPENQLDRFLLCTEIGYPSRDAERRVFTSHRSGEPVETLNSVLSTEQLSKLQKQVREVRVDDSISDYILDLVDATRESRELSLGVSTRGALTMYRAVQSLALVEGRDFAIPDDVKRLASPVFAHRVICSGVIREGQRNRARIIIQQMIDTIPVPN; from the coding sequence GTGACAAGCGATTCTGCCGCATTGATCCAGTCTCTCGAGGAGAATATCGGGCGAGTTTTATTAGGAAAAGAAGAAGTCATTCGACTGGCAGTTGTCGCCTTGCTGGCTGAAGGGCATGTGCTCATCGAAGATGCTCCGGGGGTTGGAAAAACGTCCCTCGCGAAAGCAGTCGCTCACAGCTTTAACTGTCAATTCTCGCGTCTGCAATGTACGCCGGACATGCTTCCCAGCGACATTCTGGGATCGAGCATTTTTCTTCCCAATAAAGGGGAGTTCGAATTTCGCGCAGGGCCAATCTTCACGAATGTTCTCCTCGCAGATGAAATCAATCGAACCACTCCGCGAACTCAAAGCGCCTTACTGGAAGCGATGATGGAGCATCAGGTCTCCGTCGATGGCAAGACCTATCCGCTCAGCAAGCCATTCTTTGTGCTTGCGACGCAGAATCCGTTCGAGTTCGAAGGAACATATCCTCTCCCGGAAAACCAGTTGGACCGATTCCTGTTATGTACGGAAATCGGATATCCATCGCGCGATGCCGAACGTCGAGTTTTCACAAGCCATCGTTCCGGCGAACCAGTTGAAACACTGAACTCCGTGTTGTCGACGGAACAGCTTTCGAAACTGCAGAAACAGGTCCGTGAAGTCCGAGTCGATGATTCGATCTCCGATTACATTCTTGATCTCGTCGACGCAACACGTGAAAGTCGTGAGCTTTCGCTGGGTGTCAGTACTCGAGGGGCATTGACGATGTACCGGGCTGTTCAAAGCCTGGCACTCGTGGAAGGTCGAGACTTCGCCATTCCCGATGATGTCAAACGCCTCGCGAGCCCGGTCTTCGCTCATCGCGTCATCTGTAGCGGTGTGATTCGCGAAGGCCAGCGAAACCGCGCCCGCATCATTATTCAACAGATGATTGACACCATCCCCGTCCCGAATTAG
- a CDS encoding PQQ-binding-like beta-propeller repeat protein, with protein sequence MLIDRCRDCVFFVCLISLVSVQNVHGENTMPWPDRSGPHFNGSADEKDAANLPIKWNEKENVAWKISLEEQGHSTPVIGEGRIWLTAANEDGTKQFVYAIDEESGEILIHKLLFENPDPEPLGNNINTYASPSCVLEEGAVYVHFGSYGTAKLNSSTGDVIWTRRDIEGRHFRGPGSSPVLFRNSLILTFDCIDRQFLVSLDKETGETLWLTERTTDYDDLDENGQPKREGDLRKAYSTPGLIEVGDRVHLVSAGSRAAFGYDAATGEELWTITHDDYNAAARPSFFRGNAILNTGSRNANLLCVRLDETTQGNVDESHVLWDRPRGNSRLATPLLHDGLIYMVTDNGVAICIDAETGEEVWTDRVGGTFVASPIIANGNIYFCNEEGETIVIKAGREFEILSKNTLDEGMRASPAIANGAIFLRTFGHLYKIKRPNESSSK encoded by the coding sequence ATGCTCATAGATCGTTGTCGCGACTGCGTCTTCTTCGTCTGCCTGATCTCACTGGTCAGCGTACAAAACGTCCACGGGGAAAACACGATGCCTTGGCCGGACCGCAGCGGACCTCACTTCAATGGGTCTGCCGACGAAAAAGATGCAGCGAACCTTCCGATCAAGTGGAATGAGAAAGAGAACGTTGCCTGGAAAATCTCATTGGAAGAACAGGGCCATTCCACACCGGTCATCGGAGAAGGACGCATTTGGTTAACGGCTGCCAATGAAGATGGAACAAAACAGTTCGTCTATGCCATCGATGAAGAATCGGGAGAGATCCTGATTCACAAGCTGTTGTTCGAGAATCCAGACCCTGAACCGCTCGGCAACAACATCAACACCTACGCTTCTCCCAGCTGCGTGCTGGAAGAAGGAGCTGTTTACGTTCACTTCGGAAGCTATGGCACTGCAAAGCTGAACTCATCAACCGGAGACGTCATCTGGACGAGACGAGACATCGAAGGCAGGCACTTCCGCGGACCGGGCTCGTCTCCTGTTCTCTTCCGAAATTCCCTGATTCTGACGTTCGACTGCATCGATCGGCAGTTTCTCGTTTCACTCGACAAAGAGACCGGCGAGACTCTCTGGCTCACCGAAAGAACGACCGACTACGATGACCTCGACGAGAACGGACAGCCGAAACGTGAAGGCGATTTGAGAAAAGCGTACAGCACTCCGGGGCTCATCGAAGTTGGCGACCGAGTTCATCTCGTCTCTGCCGGATCAAGAGCGGCCTTCGGATACGACGCTGCAACTGGTGAAGAACTCTGGACCATCACTCATGACGACTACAACGCAGCTGCGCGACCGTCATTCTTTCGAGGCAATGCCATTCTGAACACAGGTTCCCGAAACGCGAACTTGTTGTGCGTGCGTCTCGACGAGACGACGCAAGGAAACGTTGATGAGTCCCACGTCTTATGGGATCGCCCTCGCGGAAACTCCCGATTGGCAACCCCGCTCCTCCACGATGGTCTCATTTATATGGTGACCGACAACGGGGTCGCGATTTGCATTGACGCGGAGACAGGAGAAGAAGTCTGGACCGACCGCGTCGGAGGGACGTTCGTTGCCTCCCCGATCATTGCCAATGGGAACATTTACTTCTGCAATGAAGAAGGGGAAACGATCGTCATCAAAGCGGGTCGGGAGTTTGAAATCCTCTCCAAGAACACTCTCGATGAAGGTATGCGCGCTTCACCTGCGATTGCCAATGGAGCGATTTTCCTGAGAACGTTCGGTCACCTCTATAAGATCAAGCGCCCCAACGAATCGTCCTCCAAGTGA
- the hisN gene encoding histidinol-phosphatase, protein MDSNDIQKRLEFTLEASERAEAIVMKYFLDSNLQVQLKGDSSPVTVADRGAEEFLRGKIAQEFPDDAILGEEFGEQPGTSGYRWILDPIDGTKSFIHGVPLFGMLIGLQYEETCVAGICRIPALKEVVYARRGGGAWWQRGDGSPVRAQVSSQDSMEKSLFLFTAVEGFQDIDRMDALEKFSTASALSRSWGDCYGHILVATGRADYMVDPLLAEWDAAALIPIVEEAGGVFMTWSGESTATGGNGISTTPALRDEILKICNG, encoded by the coding sequence ATGGATTCAAACGATATTCAGAAGCGACTTGAGTTTACTCTCGAGGCATCCGAGCGAGCGGAAGCCATCGTGATGAAGTACTTTCTCGACTCAAATCTTCAGGTCCAATTGAAGGGGGACAGCTCACCCGTGACGGTCGCTGACCGTGGAGCGGAAGAGTTTTTGCGAGGCAAGATCGCTCAGGAGTTTCCGGACGACGCCATTCTTGGAGAAGAGTTCGGCGAGCAACCCGGAACAAGTGGCTATCGTTGGATTCTCGATCCAATCGACGGCACGAAGTCGTTCATTCATGGCGTTCCGCTCTTCGGAATGTTGATCGGGCTTCAATACGAGGAGACCTGCGTCGCGGGGATTTGTCGAATCCCAGCTTTGAAGGAAGTGGTGTACGCGCGTCGTGGCGGTGGAGCATGGTGGCAGCGGGGAGACGGGTCTCCCGTTCGTGCTCAGGTCAGTTCGCAGGACTCAATGGAGAAATCCTTGTTCCTCTTCACTGCTGTCGAAGGGTTTCAGGACATTGACCGCATGGATGCTTTGGAGAAATTCTCAACTGCGAGCGCCCTCTCACGCAGTTGGGGTGACTGCTACGGACACATTCTCGTCGCGACGGGTCGGGCCGACTATATGGTCGATCCGCTGCTTGCGGAATGGGATGCAGCTGCCTTGATTCCGATCGTCGAGGAAGCGGGCGGAGTCTTCATGACGTGGTCGGGGGAATCAACTGCAACTGGAGGCAACGGGATCTCAACGACTCCGGCGCTGCGAGATGAAATCCTGAAGATCTGTAACGGATAG
- a CDS encoding MFS transporter: MKWFETVTGRKVLFGSLYFSEGAPIGFIWLALPTQLRSAGVPVEQITWLAAILVLPWSFKFAWAPVIDAFQSSNWTHRHWIIAAQSVMGSTLIPLFWLDPVDQFGTLAALLFVHACAAATQDVAIDAMCISMTEPEERAAYNAWMQVGMLLGRASMGGGALVIGQYLSREWVIALLILSTTFSMFLVATVSNAASRRGREPAPREMMPSLKLAITDFRTWLGLIFAFIGGAAFKSLEVIYGPFLVDRGYSESTIGWFSLGPMIGFMVAGALLGGWLTTRYGSKVCVQWFLTSIAATVTLLAGVAYWDQSGQNAWLLVFLAATAVGIGAFTASSYTLFMNLTRPEIAATQFSAMMGATNGCESWSSYVSGRITASHGYPAAMLAMCLISLAALPVIRLLPELERSSVIESD; this comes from the coding sequence ATGAAATGGTTCGAGACGGTCACCGGACGAAAAGTGCTCTTCGGATCGCTTTATTTCAGCGAAGGTGCTCCGATCGGGTTCATTTGGCTCGCACTTCCGACACAACTCCGATCAGCAGGCGTGCCGGTTGAGCAAATCACGTGGCTGGCAGCCATTCTAGTTCTCCCATGGAGCTTCAAGTTTGCGTGGGCTCCGGTCATTGATGCTTTCCAAAGTTCGAACTGGACGCATCGACACTGGATCATTGCAGCCCAAAGCGTGATGGGATCGACACTCATCCCGTTGTTTTGGCTCGATCCGGTTGATCAGTTTGGGACGTTGGCCGCACTTTTGTTCGTGCATGCCTGCGCAGCTGCGACACAAGACGTCGCGATCGATGCGATGTGCATTTCGATGACCGAACCGGAAGAGCGAGCTGCATACAATGCCTGGATGCAGGTCGGAATGTTGCTCGGCCGCGCATCAATGGGTGGCGGAGCATTGGTCATTGGGCAATATCTCAGCCGGGAGTGGGTGATCGCTTTGCTGATCTTGTCGACCACTTTCTCCATGTTTCTCGTCGCGACGGTCTCAAACGCTGCCTCACGGCGGGGTCGTGAACCCGCACCTCGCGAGATGATGCCCTCGCTGAAACTGGCGATCACCGATTTTCGAACGTGGCTGGGACTGATTTTCGCATTCATTGGAGGGGCAGCTTTCAAGTCGTTGGAAGTAATTTACGGGCCATTTCTGGTTGATCGCGGCTACTCAGAATCGACGATCGGCTGGTTCTCGCTGGGGCCGATGATCGGGTTTATGGTCGCTGGTGCACTTCTCGGCGGATGGCTGACAACCCGATACGGGTCGAAAGTCTGTGTACAATGGTTTCTCACTTCCATTGCAGCGACCGTGACACTGCTTGCAGGAGTCGCCTACTGGGATCAATCCGGGCAAAACGCTTGGCTTCTCGTATTTTTGGCTGCGACTGCTGTGGGAATTGGCGCGTTCACAGCTTCGTCGTACACATTGTTCATGAACCTGACGCGTCCGGAAATCGCCGCCACACAATTCAGCGCGATGATGGGAGCCACCAACGGCTGCGAATCTTGGTCAAGCTACGTCAGCGGACGAATCACAGCATCACATGGCTATCCTGCTGCCATGCTGGCGATGTGCCTCATTTCGCTTGCTGCGCTACCGGTCATCCGTCTGCTTCCAGAACTCGAACGCTCCAGCGTCATTGAGAGTGATTGA